The Thermostichus vulcanus str. 'Rupite' genome window below encodes:
- the ndhI gene encoding NAD(P)H-quinone oxidoreductase subunit I: MTFLKRVSEYVGDAVNAAKYIGQGMGVVFDHMGRRPVAVQYPFEKLIPSERFRGRIHFEFDKCIACEICVRVCPIDLPVVDWAFNPELKKKELYSYSIDFGVCIFCANCVEFCPTNCLSVTEDYELAAYDRHDLNYHQAAMGRLPSKVTEDPMVTPLREFAYLPKGVIDPHELPAGSQRAGRRPEEILAEMRAAKAAKEKEAKPAAAE, from the coding sequence ATGACTTTTCTAAAGCGCGTAAGCGAATACGTGGGTGATGCAGTAAATGCCGCCAAATACATTGGCCAGGGTATGGGGGTGGTTTTCGACCACATGGGTCGACGCCCAGTGGCGGTGCAGTATCCCTTTGAAAAGTTGATCCCTTCCGAGCGGTTTCGCGGTCGTATTCACTTTGAGTTTGATAAGTGTATCGCTTGCGAGATCTGTGTGCGGGTTTGCCCGATCGATCTGCCGGTGGTGGACTGGGCCTTTAACCCGGAGCTGAAAAAGAAAGAGCTCTACAGCTACAGCATCGACTTTGGGGTGTGCATTTTCTGTGCCAACTGTGTGGAGTTTTGCCCCACCAACTGTCTTTCGGTGACGGAAGATTATGAGCTGGCTGCCTACGACCGCCACGATCTCAACTATCACCAGGCGGCGATGGGCCGGTTACCCTCCAAGGTGACAGAAGACCCGATGGTGACGCCACTGCGGGAGTTTGCCTATCTACCCAAGGGAGTGATCGACCCACACGAGTTGCCTGCCGGATCCCAGCGGGCGGGCAGACGACCTGAAGAGATTTTGGCGGAGATGCGAGCGGCTAAGGCAGCTAAAGAGAAAGAAGCCAAGCCTGCTGCCGCTGAATAA
- the nuoH gene encoding NADH-quinone oxidoreductase subunit NuoH → MNTGIDLQLGFETALQNLGLGAGLAHALWMPLPMLLLIIAATLGVMVMTWLERKISAAAQQRIGPNMAGPQGVLIPIADGLKLLTKEDVLPILADPILFTLGPVLVFLPVFLCYLVVPFGQNLLISNIAIGVFFLIAISSVQPIGLLMSGYGSNNKYSLLGGLRAAAQSISYELPLALSVLAVVLMSNGLDTVGIVEQQSGLGILSWNVWRQPLGFVIFLISALAETERIPFDLPEAEEELVAGYQTEYSGMKFALFYLGSYANLLLASLIAAVLYLGGWSFVVPVEMIANALGIALDNPFLQIGAAALGIVMTMVKAFVFVFLAILVRWTLPRVRIDQLLDLGWKFLLPVSFVNLLLTAGLKLAFPTFFGG, encoded by the coding sequence ATGAATACTGGCATTGACCTGCAGCTTGGATTTGAGACCGCCCTCCAGAACCTGGGCTTGGGAGCCGGTTTGGCTCACGCTCTCTGGATGCCTTTGCCGATGTTGCTGCTGATCATCGCCGCCACCCTGGGCGTAATGGTGATGACTTGGCTGGAGCGGAAAATTTCGGCAGCTGCCCAACAGCGGATTGGGCCCAACATGGCTGGCCCTCAAGGGGTGTTGATCCCCATTGCCGATGGCTTGAAGCTCCTCACCAAAGAGGATGTCCTACCGATTCTGGCCGATCCGATTCTATTCACTTTGGGGCCGGTGCTGGTTTTCCTGCCGGTCTTCTTGTGTTACTTGGTGGTTCCCTTCGGCCAGAACCTGTTGATCTCCAATATTGCCATCGGCGTGTTTTTCTTGATCGCTATCTCCAGTGTGCAACCCATCGGTCTGCTCATGTCTGGGTATGGCTCCAATAATAAGTACTCGCTGCTGGGAGGGTTGCGGGCGGCGGCTCAGTCCATTAGCTACGAACTACCGCTGGCTTTGTCGGTGTTGGCAGTGGTGCTGATGAGCAATGGCCTGGATACAGTAGGGATCGTCGAGCAGCAGAGCGGGCTGGGGATTCTCAGCTGGAATGTGTGGCGGCAGCCGCTTGGTTTTGTGATTTTCTTGATCTCAGCTCTGGCGGAAACGGAACGGATCCCGTTTGATTTGCCCGAAGCTGAAGAAGAGTTGGTGGCCGGTTACCAAACCGAATATTCCGGCATGAAATTCGCCCTCTTTTACTTGGGATCCTACGCCAACCTGCTGCTGGCGTCTCTGATTGCGGCTGTGCTCTATCTGGGGGGCTGGTCGTTTGTGGTGCCGGTGGAGATGATTGCCAACGCATTGGGCATTGCCCTGGATAACCCCTTCCTGCAGATTGGCGCGGCGGCCTTAGGCATTGTGATGACGATGGTGAAGGCATTTGTCTTCGTGTTCTTGGCCATCTTGGTGCGTTGGACTTTGCCGCGGGTGCGGATTGATCAACTGCTGGATTTGGGTTGGAAGTTCTTGCTGCCTGTCTCGTTTGTCAACTTACTGTTGACAGCAGGGCTGAAGCTGGCTTTTCCAACTTTTTTTGGTGGTTGA